In a single window of the candidate division KSB1 bacterium genome:
- a CDS encoding PstS family phosphate ABC transporter substrate-binding protein has product MRRIMAIVLAGVFVPTLLFSQELLQIRGSDTMVNLVQRLAEVYMEKNPQVACAVSGGGSGVGIAALIANRVHIANASREMKEKEYAAAKENGVIPVEIAIAIDALSIAVNSSNPITKLTKEQIGAIFRGEITNWSEVGGPNLPISLYGRQPNSGTYVFFQEFVLGNKNYSPRMKQMNGNAQIVEALRTDRGGIGYVGVGYVRDEHGQVIPGLKVVDVAKEAKSPGVSPLVTENITSGRYPIARALYQYSKGTPKGAVRSFIAFELGPEGQKIVEEMGFYPVSGKYLEANKKLGF; this is encoded by the coding sequence ATGAGAAGAATCATGGCAATCGTGCTCGCAGGGGTGTTTGTCCCCACCTTGCTCTTTTCGCAAGAGCTGTTGCAGATTAGGGGCTCCGACACCATGGTCAACCTGGTGCAGCGGTTGGCCGAGGTGTACATGGAAAAGAACCCGCAGGTGGCGTGTGCGGTGTCCGGGGGTGGATCGGGTGTGGGCATCGCTGCACTCATTGCCAATCGCGTGCACATCGCCAACGCGTCGCGGGAGATGAAGGAGAAGGAATACGCTGCTGCTAAGGAAAACGGGGTCATCCCGGTGGAGATTGCCATCGCCATCGATGCCCTTTCGATCGCGGTCAACAGCAGCAACCCCATCACCAAGCTCACCAAGGAGCAGATTGGCGCCATCTTCCGCGGCGAGATTACCAACTGGAGCGAGGTAGGCGGGCCGAATCTGCCGATCTCCCTGTACGGGCGCCAGCCGAACTCGGGCACCTACGTCTTCTTCCAGGAGTTCGTCTTGGGCAACAAGAACTACTCGCCCAGGATGAAGCAGATGAACGGCAACGCGCAGATCGTCGAAGCCCTGCGCACCGACAGGGGCGGCATTGGCTATGTAGGTGTCGGCTACGTGCGTGATGAACATGGGCAAGTCATACCGGGCCTGAAAGTGGTCGATGTCGCCAAGGAGGCAAAGTCGCCAGGGGTGTCGCCGCTGGTCACCGAGAACATCACCAGTGGGCGTTATCCCATAGCGCGAGCCCTCTACCAGTACAGCAAGGGTACCCCAAAGGGCGCGGTCAGGAGTTTCATCGCCTTCGAGCTCGGACCGGAGGGGCAGAAGATTGTGGAAGAGATGGGCTTCTACCCGGTTTCCGGAAAGTACCTGGAGGCGAACAAGAAGCTCGGTTTCTAA
- a CDS encoding ATP-binding protein yields MFRSLRGKFTLTIALVALCGFVVFDLVLYRTIRNYWHEQTIGDLDRSAQLALALLEQASAAGMDQSDDLWALTYRLRDAVGARITLIDASGAVLTDSDVGPAGVGHMDNHLQRPEVQQAAQSGFGRSHRRSPTMGRTIYYSAAKVDVPSAPVRFVRLAHYAEHVDAALHDIVLLMVGANCVGLLVIIGLATLLSAVVTRPVREMVSACHRLAIGAEVRFPIHRQDEVGELALVLHHLTGQLHQRAKQAEEAQAELQHLLDLLDCGILVVDAHRHVLQANRAVFRIFGGEPLAARGQDLVELVRSSELVAAVDRVLATGVRESGELEAFTQERKLSIGYSIAALGFEQGSPLGALVQLYDISERKRLETIRRDFVANASHELKTPLTAIVGYTETLLADGGKMPAEQWLRYLRRIREQAQRLEFLTSDLLTLAESEEKGALKLVPQPVQKLLRTVAKEFAGRATEKGVTLTVKAAPGLKALVDPDAMHIVLANLVDNALKYTGAGGSVTLRGHSDASGQLVVEVSDTGMGIDPKYHERIFERFYRVDKTRSRAMGGTGLGLAIVKHLVEKHGSTIHVESELGKGSRFWFTLPAA; encoded by the coding sequence ATGTTCAGGTCGCTGCGTGGCAAGTTTACCTTGACCATCGCGCTGGTTGCCCTGTGCGGGTTTGTGGTCTTCGATCTCGTCCTCTACCGCACTATCCGCAACTACTGGCACGAGCAGACGATAGGCGACCTGGACAGGAGTGCGCAACTGGCACTCGCCCTGCTCGAGCAAGCCAGCGCAGCGGGCATGGACCAAAGCGACGACCTCTGGGCGCTGACCTATCGCCTCCGCGACGCAGTGGGAGCACGAATCACGCTCATCGATGCCAGCGGTGCTGTGCTCACCGACTCGGACGTGGGGCCTGCCGGTGTGGGGCACATGGACAACCATCTGCAGCGCCCCGAGGTACAACAGGCGGCCCAAAGCGGCTTTGGGCGCAGCCACCGGCGCAGCCCCACCATGGGGCGGACCATCTACTACTCTGCAGCTAAGGTGGATGTACCCTCTGCGCCGGTCCGCTTCGTGCGTTTAGCTCATTATGCCGAGCACGTGGACGCAGCCCTGCACGACATCGTTCTCCTCATGGTCGGGGCGAATTGTGTCGGCCTGCTTGTCATCATTGGTTTGGCAACACTTCTCAGCGCCGTGGTCACCCGCCCAGTGCGGGAGATGGTTTCGGCCTGCCACAGACTGGCCATCGGGGCGGAAGTCCGTTTTCCCATCCACCGCCAGGATGAGGTGGGCGAATTGGCCCTGGTGCTCCATCATCTAACAGGCCAGTTGCACCAGCGCGCCAAGCAGGCAGAGGAGGCACAGGCAGAGCTCCAGCACCTCCTCGACCTCCTGGACTGCGGTATTCTCGTCGTGGATGCCCACCGCCACGTTCTGCAGGCAAATCGCGCGGTATTCCGCATTTTTGGCGGGGAGCCTCTGGCAGCAAGGGGACAGGACCTCGTGGAACTGGTACGCTCGTCAGAGCTGGTGGCGGCGGTTGATCGCGTCCTGGCAACAGGGGTGCGGGAAAGCGGCGAGTTGGAGGCCTTTACGCAGGAACGTAAGCTCTCGATCGGCTACAGCATTGCCGCGCTTGGCTTCGAACAGGGATCTCCCCTTGGTGCCTTGGTCCAATTGTACGACATTTCTGAGCGGAAGCGGCTGGAGACCATTAGGCGCGATTTTGTCGCCAACGCCTCCCATGAGCTCAAGACCCCACTGACCGCCATCGTCGGCTACACGGAGACCCTGCTGGCCGATGGGGGAAAGATGCCGGCAGAGCAGTGGTTGCGTTATCTGCGGCGCATCCGCGAACAGGCGCAGCGGCTCGAATTCCTCACCTCCGACCTCCTGACGCTGGCCGAGAGCGAAGAAAAGGGGGCGCTCAAGCTCGTGCCCCAACCGGTGCAGAAGCTCCTCCGGACCGTGGCCAAAGAGTTCGCGGGCAGGGCAACCGAGAAAGGGGTTACGCTGACGGTGAAGGCCGCCCCAGGACTGAAGGCGTTGGTCGACCCAGATGCCATGCACATCGTCCTCGCCAACCTGGTGGATAACGCTCTCAAGTACACTGGGGCGGGTGGGTCAGTGACCCTGCGCGGCCACAGCGATGCGTCGGGCCAACTAGTCGTAGAGGTGTCTGATACCGGCATGGGCATCGACCCCAAGTACCACGAGCGCATTTTTGAGCGCTTCTACCGGGTAGACAAGACGCGTTCCCGCGCCATGGGGGGCACAGGTTTGGGGCTGGCCATTGTCAAACACCTCGTCGAAAAGCACGGCAGTACCATCCACGTGGAGAGCGAGCTCGGTAAGGGCAGTCGCTTCTGGTTCACCCTTCCCGCCGCCTGA
- a CDS encoding response regulator, whose translation MEATVYILEDDPDIAEILRHNLAQEWFDVEVFANGDDGLAAIEERPPDLVLLDLMLPGRSGWEIARYLRRGEETATLPIIMITARSEEADILQGLEQGADDYITKPFRPREVVARVKAVLRRHRQGEDELFMWQGLEVNFSRHRVTGAGKEIVLTAKEFLLLRALIAAKGRVLSRQQLLDQVWGYDYYGGQRTVDVHIRRLREKLGPWAKLVVTVKGFGYRADIEE comes from the coding sequence ATGGAGGCAACCGTCTACATCCTTGAGGACGATCCTGACATCGCCGAAATCCTGCGGCACAATCTTGCGCAGGAGTGGTTTGATGTCGAGGTGTTTGCCAACGGCGATGACGGCCTGGCGGCCATCGAGGAGCGGCCGCCCGACCTGGTTTTGCTGGACCTGATGCTACCCGGCCGCAGCGGCTGGGAGATTGCGCGCTACCTGCGCCGCGGTGAAGAGACCGCGACGCTGCCGATCATCATGATCACCGCGCGCTCGGAAGAGGCGGACATCCTGCAGGGCCTTGAGCAGGGCGCCGATGACTACATCACCAAGCCGTTTCGGCCGCGCGAGGTGGTGGCGCGCGTTAAGGCGGTGTTGCGCCGCCATCGCCAGGGCGAAGATGAGCTATTCATGTGGCAGGGCCTCGAGGTGAACTTCTCCCGCCACCGCGTTACTGGTGCAGGCAAGGAGATCGTGCTCACGGCAAAGGAGTTCCTCCTGCTCCGGGCGCTGATCGCGGCAAAAGGTCGGGTGCTGTCGCGACAGCAGCTGTTGGATCAGGTTTGGGGGTACGACTACTACGGCGGCCAGCGCACTGTGGACGTGCACATCAGGCGCTTGCGCGAAAAGCTCGGCCCCTGGGCCAAGCTCGTGGTCACCGTCAAGGGATTCGGCTATCGAGCCGACATAGAGGAGTAG
- a CDS encoding PHP domain-containing protein: MRHHPWSRRHRILVAFLALLAVPALGDGRKPLRFPDLPGYVTLVCDFHLHTVFSDGTVWPTARVEEAWRQGLDAIALTEHLEGRHHRAEVTGSSNTSFDKAKARAQELGLILIRGGEISRSMPPGHFNAIFLSDADALAVDDWRQAIKAAIDQGAFVFWNHPGWRQPGTIPVWYDEHTELLQKGWLHGIEVVNSHEYYPDVQTWCAEKNLTLLGNSDAHDPVAMEYDLAAGEHRPLTLVFARQRSAEAIKEALRARRTVVYWESLLIGEGKFLQALFEQGVSAVNQGLEVVAGRSAELQVHNSLPVALELTAEGEGDYLMPPEKVTLPAERISLVRLRAAQTARKGSGRVLLHFRVENMREGPGQGLRVSLPVKVNVPEAGQP; the protein is encoded by the coding sequence ATGCGACACCATCCTTGGTCAAGACGACACCGGATTCTTGTTGCGTTCCTTGCTTTGCTGGCAGTGCCTGCACTGGGTGACGGGCGCAAGCCGCTGCGCTTTCCAGACCTTCCTGGCTATGTGACCCTGGTGTGCGATTTTCACCTGCACACGGTGTTCTCCGATGGCACGGTGTGGCCGACGGCGCGGGTGGAAGAGGCGTGGCGGCAGGGGTTGGACGCCATCGCCCTCACCGAGCACCTCGAAGGTCGCCATCACCGGGCGGAGGTCACGGGCAGCAGCAACACTTCCTTCGACAAGGCCAAGGCGCGGGCACAGGAGCTGGGACTGATCTTGATCAGAGGAGGGGAGATCAGCCGCTCAATGCCTCCTGGCCATTTCAATGCTATTTTTCTCAGCGACGCGGATGCGCTGGCGGTGGACGACTGGCGTCAGGCGATCAAGGCGGCAATTGACCAGGGCGCCTTTGTCTTCTGGAATCACCCCGGATGGCGGCAGCCGGGCACCATCCCTGTCTGGTACGACGAGCACACCGAGCTCTTGCAGAAGGGATGGCTGCATGGCATCGAAGTGGTCAATTCGCACGAGTACTATCCGGACGTGCAGACCTGGTGCGCCGAGAAGAACCTCACCCTGTTGGGCAACTCGGACGCCCACGACCCCGTGGCGATGGAATACGACCTCGCCGCCGGTGAACACCGGCCGCTGACCTTGGTCTTCGCCCGGCAACGAAGTGCCGAGGCCATCAAGGAGGCGCTGCGCGCCCGGCGCACGGTCGTCTACTGGGAAAGCCTCCTCATCGGCGAGGGCAAGTTCTTGCAGGCCCTCTTTGAACAAGGCGTGTCAGCGGTGAACCAGGGTCTGGAGGTGGTCGCTGGCCGGTCGGCGGAACTGCAGGTGCACAACAGCCTGCCCGTGGCTCTTGAACTGACTGCCGAGGGCGAGGGCGACTACCTGATGCCGCCGGAGAAGGTCACACTGCCTGCAGAGAGGATTAGTCTGGTGCGCTTGCGTGCTGCCCAGACCGCACGCAAGGGAAGCGGAAGGGTTCTTCTGCACTTCCGCGTTGAGAACATGCGCGAGGGGCCTGGGCAGGGACTCCGCGTTTCGCTGCCTGTCAAGGTGAACGTGCCTGAGGCTGGGCAACCCTGA
- a CDS encoding YccF domain-containing protein, with amino-acid sequence MSVLGNILWIVLGGFLLFLWYLLGGIVLCLTIIGIPFGVQCFKLSPLALLPFGRRVVSTERSTGCLATIMNVIWLLVAGLEIALLHLLLAALFAITIVGLPFAKQHLKLVNLALVPFGRRIE; translated from the coding sequence ATGAGCGTGCTCGGCAACATCCTGTGGATCGTGCTCGGTGGTTTCTTGTTGTTCCTCTGGTATCTGCTTGGGGGAATAGTCCTCTGCCTGACCATCATCGGTATTCCCTTTGGGGTTCAATGTTTCAAATTATCGCCCCTGGCGCTGTTGCCTTTTGGCAGGCGGGTGGTGAGCACTGAGCGGTCCACCGGCTGCCTGGCCACCATCATGAACGTCATCTGGCTGCTTGTGGCAGGGCTGGAAATAGCCCTTCTGCACTTGCTCCTGGCAGCCCTTTTTGCCATCACCATAGTCGGCCTGCCATTTGCAAAACAGCACCTGAAATTAGTGAACCTTGCGCTGGTGCCTTTTGGGAGACGCATCGAGTAG
- a CDS encoding CoA-binding protein: MSEATKTVVVVGASPKRERYSNRAVRLLLEHGYRVVPVHPVQREIEGLRAVADLTQVEPPVHTVTMYVACEKSRQSGPAIIALQPARVIFNPGAECPELEQELADHGILCVRACTLLLLRCGEF; this comes from the coding sequence ATGAGTGAGGCAACAAAGACAGTGGTTGTCGTGGGGGCAAGCCCAAAGCGCGAGCGCTACTCGAATCGTGCGGTGCGCCTGCTGCTCGAGCATGGCTATCGCGTTGTTCCGGTCCATCCGGTGCAGCGCGAGATCGAAGGGCTGCGCGCGGTAGCCGACCTTACGCAGGTCGAGCCGCCAGTGCACACGGTGACCATGTACGTGGCATGCGAAAAGAGTCGCCAGTCGGGCCCGGCCATCATCGCCCTGCAGCCGGCGCGGGTCATCTTCAACCCTGGTGCCGAATGCCCAGAGCTGGAGCAGGAGTTAGCCGACCACGGCATTTTGTGTGTCCGCGCCTGCACTCTGCTGTTGTTGCGCTGCGGGGAGTTTTGA